The stretch of DNA GCCAGCGTTTAGAATTAATGCGTTCTAATGAAGAACTCCAACAATTTGCTTACATTGCTTCCCACGACTTACAAGAACCCCTGCGGAAAATTCAAGCATTTGGCGATCGCCTCAAAGTTAAATATAGTGATGCCCTCAATGAGCAAGGAATTGACTATTTAGAACGAATGCAGAGTGCTGCACAACGAATGCAAGTACTAATTAATGATTTACTGAGCCTTTCACGAGTTACTACCAAAGTGCAACGCTTTGTAACAGTTGATTTGAACAAAGTAGTACACGAAGTAGTATCTGACTTAGAAATACGCATCCAACAAACAAAAGGGCGCATAGAAGTAGAGAATTTACCAACAATTGATGCTGATCCCTTACAAATGCGTCAATTAATTCAAAATTTGATTAGCAACGCCTTAAAATTCCACCGTCAGGAGGAAGCGCCAGTTATCAAAATATCCAGCAAAAGTATCACTAATCATACACAGCCACCATCTAACTTCTCTCCAGTGAGTGATACTTACGAAATAGTGGTAGAAGACAATGGCATTGGTTTCGATGAAAAGTATCTTGACCGCATCTTCAATGTTTTTCAACGCCTACATAGTCGCAGCGAATACGAAGGAACGGGAATGGGTTTAGCTATTTGCCGTAAAATCGTTGAGCAGCATAATGGTAGTATCACTGCTAAAAGTCAGCTTGGGCATGGAGCAAAATTTATTGTTACATTGCCAAGTATTGCCAATAAAGGAGAAAATCATATTGAAGGGGCGACAACCAGTCACCATATTAATGGCGGATGACGATGAGGACGATTGCTTGTTGGCAAAAGATGCCCTAGCCGAAAGTCGATTATCTAACGATATCTACTTTGTCAATGATGGCGAGGAATTAATGGATTATTTGTATCAACGCGGTAATTTTGTTGATAAAAAAAAATCTCCACGTCCAGGGCTAATTCTGCTGGATTTGAATATGCCTAAAAAAGATGGTCGAGAAGCTTTAACAGAAATCAAAAATCACCCACATTTACGGCAAATTCCCGTAGTAATTTTAACAACATCCCAGGCAGAACATGATATTTTTCGTAGTTACGACTTAGGCGCTAACTCTTTCATTACAAAACCTGTAACATTTACAGGTTTAGTCAATGTAATGAAATCATTAGGACAATATTGGTTTGAAATTGTGCAACTGCCCGAAGCAGGAATAGAAGATGGAAATGGACAAAGATCGAGCTAGAGTACTTCTAGTTGATGATGATGAAGATGATTATATTCTGACTGCTGAATGGCTGTCAGAAATTCAGAGAGCAAAATTTACCCTAGAATGGGTAGCAACTTACGATGCTGCTTTGGAAGTTATTGCCAAAAAGGAACACGATGTTTATTTGTTAGATTACCGTTTGGGTGAGCATAACGGTTTAGAACTGTTAGAAGAAGCGATCGCACTTGGATGTCAAGCACCGATTATATTACTAACTGGACAGGGCGATCATGAAATTGACTTGATTGCCATGAAAGCTGGTGCTGCTGATTATTTAGATAAAAGTAAGCTAGGGGCGCAATTACTAGAGCGTTCTATCCGCTACGCTATTGAACGTAAACAGTCAGAACAGAAAATTCGTGAACAAGCAGCTTTACTAGATATTGCTACCGATGCAATCTTTGTACAAGATTTAGAAAACCGTATCCTTTTTTGGAACAAAGGTGCAGAACATTTATATGGATTTTCAGTTGCAGAAGCATTAAATCAAAACGTTAATCAGTTGCTATATAAACAAACTGAGGAAACACTTGTCGAAGTTTATCAGCAACTAACCGCCAATGGTGAATGGCAAGGTGAGCTAAATCAATTCACTAAAGATGGTAAAAAAATTATTGTTCAAAGTCGTTGGACACTGGTAGAAGATCAACAACAAAAACCCAAGTCTATCCTAATTGTTAACACTGATATTACAGAAAAAAAACAACTAGAATCGCAGTTTCTTCGCACCCAGCGCATGGAAAGTTTGGGTACACTTGCAGGTGGAATTGCTCATGATTTGAATAATGTTCTAGCACCAATTTTGATGGCAGTACAATTACTACAACTAAAACTGCTAGATCCCCAGAGTCAAGAGTGGTTAGAAATATTAGAAAATAATGTTAAACGTGGGGCAAATTTAGTCAAACAAGTACTATCTTTTGCTAGAGGTTGCGAAGGCGATCGCGCCACTCTCCAAATTAGACATATAATTGCTGAAATTAAACAAATTGCCAAAGAAACCTTTCCCAAATCTATTGAAATTTATACAAATATAAATTCAGAACTTTGGACTGTATCTGGAGACGCTACACAATTACATCAAATTTTACTTAATCTTTGCGTCAATGCTCGTGACGCAATGCCCAATGGTGGTCAACTTAGTATTACTGCGGAAAATATTTATATTGATGACAATTACGCTCGGATAAATATTGATGCTAAGGTTGGCTATTACGTAGTGATTACCGTATCAGATGTCGGGACAGGGATTGATAGTGAAATAATAGATAAAATTTTCGACCCATTTTTTACTACAAAAGAATTAGGCAAAGGTACAGGGCTTGGTCTTTCTACAGCTATTGGGATCATTAAAAGTCACGGTGGTTTTATTAAAGTTTATAGCGAAGTTGGCAGAGGTACACAATTCAAAGTTTTCTTACCCGCAGTTGA from Oculatellaceae cyanobacterium encodes:
- a CDS encoding response regulator: MKGRQPVTILMADDDEDDCLLAKDALAESRLSNDIYFVNDGEELMDYLYQRGNFVDKKKSPRPGLILLDLNMPKKDGREALTEIKNHPHLRQIPVVILTTSQAEHDIFRSYDLGANSFITKPVTFTGLVNVMKSLGQYWFEIVQLPEAGIEDGNGQRSS
- a CDS encoding response regulator, with translation MEMDKDRARVLLVDDDEDDYILTAEWLSEIQRAKFTLEWVATYDAALEVIAKKEHDVYLLDYRLGEHNGLELLEEAIALGCQAPIILLTGQGDHEIDLIAMKAGAADYLDKSKLGAQLLERSIRYAIERKQSEQKIREQAALLDIATDAIFVQDLENRILFWNKGAEHLYGFSVAEALNQNVNQLLYKQTEETLVEVYQQLTANGEWQGELNQFTKDGKKIIVQSRWTLVEDQQQKPKSILIVNTDITEKKQLESQFLRTQRMESLGTLAGGIAHDLNNVLAPILMAVQLLQLKLLDPQSQEWLEILENNVKRGANLVKQVLSFARGCEGDRATLQIRHIIAEIKQIAKETFPKSIEIYTNINSELWTVSGDATQLHQILLNLCVNARDAMPNGGQLSITAENIYIDDNYARINIDAKVGYYVVITVSDVGTGIDSEIIDKIFDPFFTTKELGKGTGLGLSTAIGIIKSHGGFIKVYSEVGRGTQFKVFLPAVEVSEIQVEKQEQFNISSGQGELILVVDDEESICQVTKLSLEVSGYQVITASDGVEAITLYAQHKEEISLVVADMMMPSMDGSLTIRTLQKINPHVRIIAVSGLESNAKIAEQAGSSVKSFLLKPYSGQELLKTVHQVMSIAQ